The Sporosarcina sp. Te-1 DNA window CGCGATACCGAGCGAATGGGAGGTATGGATCCACGGCACCCCAAAATCTTTGACGATATTTAAACCAAGTAGGCCGGAAAGCCAATAATGTGTATGCATAATGTCATATGACGAGAGATTGATGGTTTCACACATTTCTGCGTAGAAGTCAGGAAGCATGTCATATAAATCGCTTTTCGGCACGTATCCTCTCTTGCCGGCAGCGATGCGGATCACCTGGCATTGTGTACCAAATGATTCGATGGGTGGCATCGATTCATCCGCCCAATGTGTAATGACATCTACTTGATGTCCTTTTTGGTCGAGTGCCAAAGCCAGTTGTTTCACATAGTTGTTTTGTCCGCCTGCTTGTTCACCTCCAAGGGCTGCCAGCGGATCGCCATGGTCGGAAATGAATAATAGCTTTTTCCGCATAGAATATTCCCCTTTCCATTTTGGATTCTAGTGAACGTCTAACACTACATCTCTATACCCTACTGCTTGTGACATTAACATTACGTCTTTGTGAAGAGTGTGTGAAAGAGGATGAGTATCAAATAGTTGGGAAGATTAATAAATAAAAAGGAAATGTTAGAAAAATAACATAATGTTGTTTCAGATTTGAGAAATCTTGCTAGAAGTGTTGAGCAGGTGGCAAGGACGGGACTAAAGTAGAGGTAAATAGGAGGCGATGGAAATGAAGCGTTCGACATCTCTTGTACTTGGTATCCTCTTTGCCGGCGCCCTGCTAATTATTGCATTAATGGCGAGCCAGCTGCAGCATGTCAAAGAGGAAGCGGAAAAAGGTCCTGATGCAGAAGCTGCTGGCGGAGAAGAAAAGGGCATTGTCCATAATCCGCCGTCATTGGAAAATGTGCCGGAAGGACCGCTGGGCGAAGCCATTTTACGTGGACATGCATTGGTCGACAATACATCTGAAGTGCTCCGAAGTGAAGCGTCGTCTGTTGAAGAAGGAGAAGCCCGTGTGAATGAGCTGTCTTGTACGAGCTGCCACGCCGGAGCCGGAACAGATGAACAAACATCTTCCTTAGTCGGGATGACTTCGGTATATCCAATGTATATCGGTCGCTCTGGACAAATTGTCACGTTAGAGGAACGGATTAACGGTTGTATGGTGCGAAGCATGAATGGCCAGAAATTCACAGGTGACGATGAAGACCTGGATGCAATGGTAGCCTATTTAACGTATATTTCTGAGGGGATTCCGGTAGGAGCCGAACTTCCTTGGCGGGGTAAAAGCGATATGAAGGAAGTGCCAGTCCCAAATATTGAGGATGGAGAACAGTTTTATCAGCAGTCTTGTATCGCCTGCCATGCAGGGGATGGCACTGGTACAGGCTCGAATACGGGTCCTGCTCTTTGGGGAGACGGTTCATTCAATGATGGAGCTGGAATCGCACGTATGTCAAAAATGGCCGGCTATATACAAAATAACATGCCGATTGGCCAGGCGGGCACTTTGACAGACCAGGAAGCGAGTGACCTGGCAGCTTTCATCTTGTCCAAGGATCGTCCAGAATGGAAAAATCATGACAAAGATTGGCCAAAAGGCGGCCGGCCAACCGATATCATGAACAAGGAACGGCGGGAACAGATCAAAGACGGTTCGATTGACTGGAATGAAGTGCTAGGAAAAGAGTGAAAAATAGGCGGTCCTGGATGTCCAGGCCGCCTGTTTTTAGGTGTGCCCAGCATGGGCGTAGTCTATAGGGTGCAAGTCCCGAACTGTGAAGGCAGAAGTAGCAGCTAGCTTAACGCAAGGGTGTTCGCGGCGACGCGAAATCTGAAGGAAGCGAGCGGCAAACCTCCGGTCTGAGGAACACGAACTTCATATAAGGCTAGGTACAATTGGGTGAGTTTGCCTAACAAAACAAAACCCTTTCTGCCAAAGGTTGTACAGAGTAAATGAAGCAGATAGATGGAGGGAAAGACTACGTTCTTACCTGGGGAGGTCTGATTGATACGCCAAGTCCCCTTGGTAACCTATTCAGTGATGAATAGCTGAACAATCAGAAGTCAGCAGAAGCCATAGTACCATTCATACTCGAGAAGAGTGGGAAGGGCTGAACAATTAAGAGAGAACAACACCTTGGCATTCAGTAACCTACGAAGAACACAGATAACCGGTAAGGCATACTTGAAGGAGGAAGTGGTGAATCCCACGGGGGACTTCGAGATGGTGGAGTAGGGCTGGCATAAAGAGAATCGTTGTTCACGGAAAGAGGCGTAACACATGTTGATGGAACGAATCCTGTCACGGGAAAACCTGCTTTCTGCTCTGAAACGGGTGGAACGCAATAAAGGGAGCCATGGTGTAGATGAAATGCCCGTACAAAACCTACGGAAGCACATCTTAGAACACTGGGAATCCATGAAAGTGGAACTCCTTCAGGGAACTTATGAGCCGCAACCTGTCCGCAGGGTCGAAATCCCGAAACCTGACGGGGGTGTGCGTCTATTAGGCATCCCTACCGTGATAGACCGTTTCATTCAACAGGCGATTGCCCAAGTTTTAACCTCCTTATATGATCCGACCTTTTCAGACCATAGTTATGGGTTTCGACCTAATCGAAGCGCACACGATGGGGTAAGGAAAGCAAAAGGATATATACAGGAAGGGAATCGCTGGGTCGTCGATATCGACTTGGAGAAATTCTTCGACAAAGTGAACCATGACAGGCTTATGGGCGTACTTGCAAAACAAATCGAAGATAAGCGTCTTCTTAAGTTAATCCGTAAATACTTGAAATCTGGCATCATGATAAATGGTATCGTAACAAGGAGTGAAGAAGGCACTCCGCAAGGAGGTCCTTTGAGTCCACTACTTTCCAACATTGTGCTTGATGAACTAGATAAGGAATTGGAGGAAAGAGGTCATAAATTTGTGCGATACGCTGATGACTGCAACATCTATGTGAAAACAAGAAAAGCAGGAAATCGGGTCATGAATTCTGTCACTTCGTTTATTGAAGGGAAGCTTAAGTTGAAGGTCAATCTGGATAAGTCCGCAGTAGACCGTCCTTGGAAGAGAAAATTTCTTGGGTTTAGTTTTACCTCTCACAAAGAACCTAAGGTTCGGATTGCGAACGAAAGTGTGAAACGAATGAAGAATAAAATCCGTGAAATCACCTCAAGGAAGAAACCTTATCCTATGGTGTACCGAGTAGAGAAAATCAATCAATATCTCATGGGTTGGTGCGGCTACTTTGCATTGGCAGATACACCGAGCGTATTTGTTCACTTTGATTCGTGGATTAGAAGACGGCTCCGAATGTGTATGTGGAAGGATTGGAAACTTCCAAGAACCAAAGTGAGAAAACTCATCGGGCTAGGTGTTGAGAGAAGAAAGGCTTACGAATGGGGCAACTCACGGAAAGGTTATTGGAGAATATCCAACAGCCCCATATTACACAGAGCCCTCGGAAACTCCTATTGGAGTTCCCAAGGGCTCAAAAGTCTGATATCTCGTTACGAAGCTTTGCGTTACCCATCTTAATTGAACCGCCGTATACCGAACGGTACGTACGGAGGTGTGAGAGGTCGGGAGTTAATCACTCCCACCTACTCGATTTGATTCGTTGTTTGGTGAATTTATTGCGAGATTGCCTTCTCCATAGCATCCAGCAGTTCATCCGCCAGCAATGTGCGCTCGCCGCCGCCTTGGACGAATGCATCGCTGCCACCCCCTTTTCCGTTTAGGAGAGGAAGGGCGTCCGCTGCGACTTGTTTCATGCTAGTCGAAACAGCTGCACCCCGTGCCGCGACAAATTGAAGCTTCGCATCATTTTTAGCGACGAGGAAGACAATCGCAGATTCATCTTCCTGGACGATGAGCCGCGCAAGTTTTTGCAATTCCTGAACGGTCCGGTTGGTAAAAGCCGCCTTGATGACAGCGGTGTCTTCTTTGCAAGCCGTCAGTTCCTTCGCCTCGACAGCCAATAACGTCTCTTTCGCCTCTTCCAATGACTTTTCGAGTATGTGATGGGAAGATTGCAGTTTTGCAATTGCTTCACTGACGCCATCCTCAGGGGCGCTTAATAATCTGGACGCCTCCCGCAGCTCCGCATTTTTCTTGTGCAGCTGTTCTAGCACACGCCCGCCGCATACGAAGTGGACTCTTGTCTTGCGTTTTTGTTTCTCGGTGCCAATGACTGAAATGAGACCGACTTCACCTGTCGATTTTGGATGAGTCCCCCCGCAGCCGTTATAATCGAATTCAGGGATGATGACGAGGCGGATTTCATCGGTAACGGCCAGTTGTTTACGCAACGCATATTGGTCGAGTTCTTCCTCAGTCACCCATTTTGTCTCAATTAGCCGGTTTTCCAACAGGATTTCATTGGCCAAACGTTCTGCTGCATGCAATTGTTCCTCTGTCACTTCTTCTACATCCAAGTCAATGCTGACGAGCTCTTTTCCAAGGTGGAAACTGACAGTAGGGAATCCAAACAATTCTACAAATGAGGCTGTTAAAATATGCTGGCCCGCATGCTGTTGCATATGATCGAAGCGGCGATTCCAATCAATAACCCCTTCCACCTCAGCGGTTTCTGGAAGTGATTCGGCCAGATAATGATGTATCTCGCCGTCGACTTCTTCTACATCCACAACCGCAATGCCTTGGATCGTACCTGTGTCATGAGGCTGCCCGCCTCCGGTCGGATAAAAGGCGGTATTGGACAGGACAACATAGGGCCGGCCATTCTCATCTTCTGCTTGTCTCAAAATGTTTGCTGTAAATTCCTTCTGGTATGCATCTTGGTAATAAAACCGTTCATTAAGTGCCAATTGAACCACGCTTCTTTCCGTTATGTAATACAAATATTGTATCGCGGCAGTAGATGGATTCAAACTAAAAAACTTCCCGCTTATTTCAGCGAGAAGCTTCGTTCCGTCTTAAATGTAACGATCCAATCCAGCATTTTTTCGTATTGCTGGTGCCACAATTTTTTCATAGCGAGCGTTACGAACAAAAGGATGCCGATCATGATAAGCGAGACGACTGTCGTCAGCCGGAAGAAAAGGAGCGACTCTTCAAATCCGCCAGTCCCAATGAAGACGACAAGACTTGTAATAAAAGTGAAGACGAGGACAGGAATTAACTGAAAAAATATATCGTAGTTCCTTTTTTGCAAGACTTTCATTATGATGGGTGTTATAAAAGCGATCAATGTGATGTACAACAGGATAATAAGTGCATTGAATGCAAATAGGATGATATCCATCGAATGTACCTCCTTGTCTTGATGTGGTTTCTGCCATTTTTCAATGGGCGGAATATAGAATACATATCAATCTATACCCTAACTGACTTGCAAGTATGCATAGTCTCAAAAAAATCTCGTTACGGTTAGTTTATTCAGAGGATCGAAAAATGAAACAGCGCTGCCATTCATTTCAACTGAGGAATGGCGTTTTCATTATGTATAATTGAAATGAAGAGAAAGGGAGTCTTAGTTGGAATGAAACAAGTATTAGTATATGGAGATGCGTTCGTCGATTATGTGGCAGATGACGCAACGAATCGGACCTTTACGACCCAT harbors:
- a CDS encoding DHHA1 domain-containing protein, whose amino-acid sequence is MALNERFYYQDAYQKEFTANILRQAEDENGRPYVVLSNTAFYPTGGGQPHDTGTIQGIAVVDVEEVDGEIHHYLAESLPETAEVEGVIDWNRRFDHMQQHAGQHILTASFVELFGFPTVSFHLGKELVSIDLDVEEVTEEQLHAAERLANEILLENRLIETKWVTEEELDQYALRKQLAVTDEIRLVIIPEFDYNGCGGTHPKSTGEVGLISVIGTEKQKRKTRVHFVCGGRVLEQLHKKNAELREASRLLSAPEDGVSEAIAKLQSSHHILEKSLEEAKETLLAVEAKELTACKEDTAVIKAAFTNRTVQELQKLARLIVQEDESAIVFLVAKNDAKLQFVAARGAAVSTSMKQVAADALPLLNGKGGGSDAFVQGGGERTLLADELLDAMEKAISQ
- the ltrA gene encoding group II intron reverse transcriptase/maturase; the encoded protein is MLMERILSRENLLSALKRVERNKGSHGVDEMPVQNLRKHILEHWESMKVELLQGTYEPQPVRRVEIPKPDGGVRLLGIPTVIDRFIQQAIAQVLTSLYDPTFSDHSYGFRPNRSAHDGVRKAKGYIQEGNRWVVDIDLEKFFDKVNHDRLMGVLAKQIEDKRLLKLIRKYLKSGIMINGIVTRSEEGTPQGGPLSPLLSNIVLDELDKELEERGHKFVRYADDCNIYVKTRKAGNRVMNSVTSFIEGKLKLKVNLDKSAVDRPWKRKFLGFSFTSHKEPKVRIANESVKRMKNKIREITSRKKPYPMVYRVEKINQYLMGWCGYFALADTPSVFVHFDSWIRRRLRMCMWKDWKLPRTKVRKLIGLGVERRKAYEWGNSRKGYWRISNSPILHRALGNSYWSSQGLKSLISRYEALRYPS
- a CDS encoding c-type cytochrome, with the protein product MKRSTSLVLGILFAGALLIIALMASQLQHVKEEAEKGPDAEAAGGEEKGIVHNPPSLENVPEGPLGEAILRGHALVDNTSEVLRSEASSVEEGEARVNELSCTSCHAGAGTDEQTSSLVGMTSVYPMYIGRSGQIVTLEERINGCMVRSMNGQKFTGDDEDLDAMVAYLTYISEGIPVGAELPWRGKSDMKEVPVPNIEDGEQFYQQSCIACHAGDGTGTGSNTGPALWGDGSFNDGAGIARMSKMAGYIQNNMPIGQAGTLTDQEASDLAAFILSKDRPEWKNHDKDWPKGGRPTDIMNKERREQIKDGSIDWNEVLGKE